The nucleotide sequence CCTCACGGTGCGGGTGGCCGCCGCCTCCCGCGCCGGCTGTGCCGGGATATGCGCGGTCATGATGATCCCTCCGGTTGCACGCGCCCGGCGGCGAGGATCGCAGCCACCGGCGGCAGGTTACTGGCCGCTGCCGGGGGCAGGCCCTCATGGCCCTCGGCCGCCTCCTGCCAGCCGACGTCGCCCGGTCTGCCGACCACGATGCGGCCGACCATCCCGGCCCGCTCGTGGGGCAGGCAGTAGTAATCGTAGACACCAGGGCGGGTGAGCGTGACCTCGAAGCGCTCCCCGGGCAGCAGGTAGCCGCTGTGCCAGGGCTCCGCCCCTGCCGGGATGCGCAGCGGCCGGCCGAACACCCCCGGGTGATAGGCGCTCGCAGTGTGGCTGTTGACGCGGTCGCGGTTGGCGAAGCAGAGCGTCGTGCCGGGCGCCACCGCCAGCCCCAGCGGCGCGAACCACACCCGCTCCCCGCGGGGGGTGCCGCGCATCTCGACCAGCTCGGCCGTCGCTGCATGCAGCAGCCCCGAGGGCACGAGGGCGGCCAGGCCGCCGCCCGCGAGCCCCAGGAGGAAGCGCCGGCGGCTCGGCATCACTCGCCGAGCCGCGCCCGGGCGTCGTCGGCGTGATAGAGCACCACGTGGGCGTGCGGCTCCTCCACGCCGGGATGCCCGGCGTTGTAGTAGACGTCCACCGACGCCACGTGGTGCGCCCCGACCGCCAGCTCGTCGAAGGACGCACCGTTGCGGAGGTCCGCCATCGGAGTCATGTAGATGGTGGCGGCCAGGCGCCCGTCGCGGTCGTAGCCGAGGAATGGGCCCGCGGGCAGCGTATTCGGGTCGACGTAGAGCGTGCCGAGGCCGGGGATAAACTCGGGCAGGCTCACCAGCTCGCTTACCTGCGCGTAGGGCGCGGGCGGCGGCGCCTCCGCGAGTGCGACCTCGTCGTGCGCCAGGGCGGCGCTGGCCGAGAGCGCGATGGCGGTGGCGATGCCGGTTAGGGTCAGTCTCCTGCTCATGATGCGGTCCTCTTCGGTTGCGGTGGGATGGTGTTGCACTCCCCCAGAGTGATGCAGCAGCGCGTGAAGAGGTTCCCGCAGGCCAGGCGGCCCGGTGCCCGGGACGGCGCGGTGACCCTTCCGGCAGCGCGGGGGTGACCACCGAGTGGCGCCAGGTATCCTCCGATGGGATGAGGCCTGGTAAGGCCTGGAAAGAGGCGACCGACGCCTGGCATGCATCGGCTTCCCGCGCGATGCAGCTACACTACGGTAGCTACCCGCTCAACACTGTCGACGCAGTCGAGTCCTTCGCCCGCGAAGATCACGGCATGATCGAGATCGTTCTTCGCCACAACCGCCTTGTAGAAGGTCCGTTGAACCGAGCGATTCAGGTGCAGCGTCGACTGCTGACCGTGTCAGACCTCGATAAAATGGTTCCGCGGGGCCCGCCCCGTGCACTCTGGCAGCGAGGGAAGGCCACACACGATATCGGGCATGCGGTTGCGGAGCGTGTCCTCGATCAGCGCCGCGCGGGCGCCCCCAAGTTCATCAGCCGCGGCCATAAGTAGTTGATGCCAGGGGCCTGGAGTTTCGAGTTGGCACAACTACACGGCGATATCGCGGCGCGGCGGCGTCACCTCCAGGCTCTTGAACAGATCACGCTGGGCGGCATCCATGGAGATCCCCTGGATCGACTCGCCATCCAGGGTGAGATGGTGCAGCTGCACCGTCTCCAGTCTCTCCAGCAGCCTCTCGACGCTGTGTACGTCTGCCGGGGGATTGGCCCGCAGCCGCATGCGCAGCACGCGGTAGACCACCAGCGCCAGGAAGCAGATCAGCGCATGAGCGCGGATGCGCTCGGGCAGGCGGTGATGCACCGGCGCGATGTCGAGGGTGCCTTTCAGCGCCCGGAAGCCGCGCTCGATGTCGGCGAGGCTGCGGTAGCGCTCGACGATCTCGCCGGCCTCGCGGTCCTCGAGGCTGGTGACCAGCAGGAGCTTGCCATCGAGGCGCTCAGCCGCCGCCCAGGCCTCTTCGTCGATCTCGTAGTGGAACGCCGGGGCGGTGAGGTCCGCTTTGATGATCCCGGAGAGGCGCTGCTCGACGACCGCCTTGTGGAAGCGCTGGTAGGCGCTACGATCCGAGGAGCGCCGCCCACGCCCGGGCTTGCCGGCGTCTTGGTTGTCCAGGCGCCGGGCGAGGCGCTGGCCAAGCTCATCAACACGCTCGATGCGCCGGCGCCGGTGGGCGCTCTGCTCGGCGGCGCGCTCAGGATTGTGCGCCACCACCAGCCGCCGCCCCGCCCAGGTGGTCTCGGTGACGGCCTCCCCGCCGCCGGCCTCGGCCTCAGCCTCGCGGGCGAGCTCGGGGTGCAGGCGCGCCATCAGCTCGGTGAACTCGCCGTAGCGCCGCCCGGGCACCGCGAGGATGTAGTCCACGGCCAGGCCCTGTTCGCGGCCGAGCGCCTCCAGGGTGTCGACGTTGTCGAGGCTCAGCAGCCCGCGGTCGGCGACCACCACCACGCGCTGCAGGCGGAAGCGCTCCAGCAGCCGGGTGATCATCGGTGCGAGCGTCCTGCTCTCGGCCACGTTGCCCTCGAACACCTCATGGGCGATGGGCAGCCCCTCGGCGGTCTGCACCACCCCGAGCGCGAACTGCCGCGCGATGCCGCCGGTGTCCTTGCTCATCCCGGGCTGGCGCAGATCGGCCTCGAGGCGGTGCTCGCCGTGGATGCGCACCGTGGTCACATCGTAGAAGGTCACGGTGAGGTCCTGATCGAGCAGCGGGCGGATCTGCTCGGCGACCACCGCCTCGACCGCCTCACGGTGCTCGATCAGCGCATCCATGGCGCGCAGCAGCTGATTGTGGTCGATACGGCGTTGATCGACGCCGGGCAGATGCACGCGCTCGAGCCAGCGCAGCACCCCGAGCTTGCTCTGCGGATCCAGCAGCCGGTTGAACACCATCGCGCGGATGACCGCCTCGAGGTCGAACTGGCGGTAGGAGGAGCGCAGCGCCCGTACGAGCCCCTCGTCGAGACCGAGCGCGCGCCAGATCTCGGTGAGCAGCCACGCGCCGCCCAACGAGCGGCTCGGCTCGAACTCCGCG is from Spiribacter halobius and encodes:
- a CDS encoding IS1634 family transposase produces the protein MFIRSSRSQGRTYLRLVEGYRDAQGRTRHRQIAQLGRADQLTEDKVQSIIRGLKRHTGLPLVDSESAEFEPSRSLGGAWLLTEIWRALGLDEGLVRALRSSYRQFDLEAVIRAMVFNRLLDPQSKLGVLRWLERVHLPGVDQRRIDHNQLLRAMDALIEHREAVEAVVAEQIRPLLDQDLTVTFYDVTTVRIHGEHRLEADLRQPGMSKDTGGIARQFALGVVQTAEGLPIAHEVFEGNVAESRTLAPMITRLLERFRLQRVVVVADRGLLSLDNVDTLEALGREQGLAVDYILAVPGRRYGEFTELMARLHPELAREAEAEAGGGEAVTETTWAGRRLVVAHNPERAAEQSAHRRRRIERVDELGQRLARRLDNQDAGKPGRGRRSSDRSAYQRFHKAVVEQRLSGIIKADLTAPAFHYEIDEEAWAAAERLDGKLLLVTSLEDREAGEIVERYRSLADIERGFRALKGTLDIAPVHHRLPERIRAHALICFLALVVYRVLRMRLRANPPADVHSVERLLERLETVQLHHLTLDGESIQGISMDAAQRDLFKSLEVTPPRRDIAV
- a CDS encoding plastocyanin/azurin family copper-binding protein, giving the protein MPSRRRFLLGLAGGGLAALVPSGLLHAATAELVEMRGTPRGERVWFAPLGLAVAPGTTLCFANRDRVNSHTASAYHPGVFGRPLRIPAGAEPWHSGYLLPGERFEVTLTRPGVYDYYCLPHERAGMVGRIVVGRPGDVGWQEAAEGHEGLPPAAASNLPPVAAILAAGRVQPEGSS